TAGAAGAATCAAACCAAATAAACTCATAATGAATCGAGCATTTATCAAAACCTCACTTTGTGTTTTGTTAAGTACTATTACCCTCTCTACTTACAGTCAGAAACTGATAAGTTATGTAAATCCGTTCATTGGTACGGCCGCACATGGGCATACTTTTCCAGGTGCAACGGTGCCTTTCGGTATGGTGCAATTGAGTCCGGACACGGGGACTGAAGGCTGGGATTGGTGTTCGGGGTATCATAGCTCTGATAGTTCTATCATTGGATTTTCACATACTCATTTGAGTGGAACCGGTGGCGGAGATTATGGTGATATTTTATTAATGCCCACAATAGGAGCCTGGAAAGTTCAACCAGGAGCAAAAGATAAATCAAATGATGGCTACCGTTCTCGTTTCAGTCATGAAACAGAAAAGGCTTCACCCGGCTATTACAGTGTTTTTCTGGATGATTATAAAATAACAGCTGAATTGACAACGACCACCCGCGTGGGCATACATAAATACATTTTCCCCAAATCATCAGTGAGTAATGTCGTGGTCGACTTGGAGCATGGTATTTCTGATGATGTGCGGGAGAGTTTTATTCAAATAAGTGGTAACGATGAAGTTGTTGGTTTACGACGATCAAAAGGTTGGGCAAACGACCAATATGTTTATTTTATTATAAAGTTTTCTAAGCCCTTTAAAAAATTTGCAGTGGCCAACGACGAAGATATGACTGTTGATGGTCGCAAAATGGAAGGTACAGCTGTGAAAGGCATTTTCAGGTTTACAACCAAAGAAAATGAGGCTATTTTGGTTAAAGTGGCCATTTCATCGGTGAGTGTTGAAGGGGCGCGTAAAAATTTGGAAGCCGAGGCTCCCGAATGGGATTTTGAAAAAATCAGAGCCCAAACAGAAAATAGTTGGGAACAGCAGTTGAGCAAAATAAAGGTTAATGCGCCAGTTGACTCGCTGGATTCCTCTCAAGTAAAGCAAAAAACAATATTTTATACTTCGCTTTACCATTGCTTTATTCACCCTAATATTTATAGTGATGTTGATGGGCAGTACCGTGGAATGGATATGCAAATCCATAAAACTACTACGAATCACTATACTGTTTTCTCACTCTGGGATACTTTTAGAGCGTTACACCCCTTGTTTACTTTAATTGCACCTGAAAGGAACACTGAAATGGTACAGTCATTATTAGATGATTATAAACAATCCGGTCGACTGCCCATTTGGGAGCTTGCCTCAAATGAAACCGGAACAATGATTGGCTATCATGCTGTCCCTGTAATTGCCGATATGATTTTAAAAGGAATTGGCTCGCTTGATGTAAGCCTGGCCTATGAGGCAATGAAAAAAAGTGCACTGGATGATGACAGAGGATTAAAGTACTACAAGCTGAATGGTTTTATTCCCCGGGAGCTTGAAGCTAATTCAGTTTCTAAACAACTGGAATATACCTTTGATGATTGGTGCATTTCACAGGTAGCGCTCAAATTGGGTAAGCAAAATGATTACGAATATTTTTTAGGTCGTGCATTAAATTATCGTAATGTTTTTGATCCTTCAGTTGGTTTTATGCGTGGTCGCAATAGTTATGGGCAATGGAATCCTGACTTTAATCCTATGCAGGTTTCAATATTCGGAAGCGGTGACTTTACAGAAGGAAATGCTTGGCAATATAGTTTTTTTGCACCACAGGATGTAAATGGGATGATGGAATTATATGGAGGAGCAAAAAAATTTGCAGCAAAGCTAGATAGTTTGTTTGCTCAAAAGTCTCTGGTAGATAATGAACATGCTTTAGATGTAAGTGGTCTTATTGGGCAGTATGCACATGGAAATGAACCAAGTCACCATGTTGCTTATTTATATAACTATGCCGCCGAGCCTTGGAAGACCCAGCAAAAAGTACATGAAATTAGGGATGGGTTATACAGCATTGAAAGGGCTGGATTATGTGGAAATGAAGACTGCGGACAAATGTCAGCATGGTATGTGTTTTCGGCTTTAGGTTTTTATCCAGTAAATCCAGCTTCCGGACAATATATTTTAGGGAGTCCACTGTTTGAGTCGGTTACCCTCAACCCTGATTCTGAGACATCATTTACAATTTCAGCAAATGATGTTTTCGAAGATAATATTTACGTAGAGGGGACATTGCTAAATAATCAACCCTACTCAAAAACGTATGTTACGCATAAGGATTTGGTTAAAGGGGGGGCATTTGTTTTTTCAATGGTGAATCAACCGAATCACTCTCGGGGTACAAAGCCTGAAGACTGTCCTGTACAAGCCATTAATGTTAGCCAAAAGCAAGGCGAAAAGCTAATGTTTAAGCCATATGAAGCTTCAGGTAAAACGATTTTTTTCGGGAAAAAACTTATTACATTGAAGTCAGAGACCCAAGGGGCTAAAATTTATTATACGGTGGATGGTACGGTTCCAACTTCCTCATCAAAAATATATACCAAGCCGTTTGAGGTAAATAAAAGTGTTATTGTCAATGCAGTTGCTATCGATAAAGACGGTAATCAAAGTGAGCCTTCAACTATCAATTTTACCAGGGCTATCGTTAAAACATCAAAAGGATCATTCCCAAAAATAAAGTCAAACGTAACACCAGGAAATACCTACAAGAATACGGCTGATATATTGTTAGATGGCACTTTAGGCTCTTACGATTTCAGAGATGGAAAGTGGTTTGCAACCGACAATGGACAGTTAAGCTTAACGATTGAACTTGAAAAACCAATCGCTATAAAGAAGCTCAATATTCGTTTTATGGAGAATACAGGGTCTTGGATTTTTATTCCTAAGAGTATACGTTTCAAGGTTTCAGCAGACGGTAGTAATTATGTGGATTTAGGAACAATAAAAAATGAAATGCCTTTAACTCATCCAGAAATTGTTATTAAGGAATTTTCAAAGGAAAATAATGCGAAGGAGAAGGTTAAGTTTATAAAAATAGAAGTTGAGAATGCCGGGAAATTGCCGGGGTGGCACCCTGGGGCTGGTAATATAGCCTGGATGTTTAT
Above is a window of Solitalea lacus DNA encoding:
- a CDS encoding GH92 family glycosyl hydrolase; translated protein: MNRAFIKTSLCVLLSTITLSTYSQKLISYVNPFIGTAAHGHTFPGATVPFGMVQLSPDTGTEGWDWCSGYHSSDSSIIGFSHTHLSGTGGGDYGDILLMPTIGAWKVQPGAKDKSNDGYRSRFSHETEKASPGYYSVFLDDYKITAELTTTTRVGIHKYIFPKSSVSNVVVDLEHGISDDVRESFIQISGNDEVVGLRRSKGWANDQYVYFIIKFSKPFKKFAVANDEDMTVDGRKMEGTAVKGIFRFTTKENEAILVKVAISSVSVEGARKNLEAEAPEWDFEKIRAQTENSWEQQLSKIKVNAPVDSLDSSQVKQKTIFYTSLYHCFIHPNIYSDVDGQYRGMDMQIHKTTTNHYTVFSLWDTFRALHPLFTLIAPERNTEMVQSLLDDYKQSGRLPIWELASNETGTMIGYHAVPVIADMILKGIGSLDVSLAYEAMKKSALDDDRGLKYYKLNGFIPRELEANSVSKQLEYTFDDWCISQVALKLGKQNDYEYFLGRALNYRNVFDPSVGFMRGRNSYGQWNPDFNPMQVSIFGSGDFTEGNAWQYSFFAPQDVNGMMELYGGAKKFAAKLDSLFAQKSLVDNEHALDVSGLIGQYAHGNEPSHHVAYLYNYAAEPWKTQQKVHEIRDGLYSIERAGLCGNEDCGQMSAWYVFSALGFYPVNPASGQYILGSPLFESVTLNPDSETSFTISANDVFEDNIYVEGTLLNNQPYSKTYVTHKDLVKGGAFVFSMVNQPNHSRGTKPEDCPVQAINVSQKQGEKLMFKPYEASGKTIFFGKKLITLKSETQGAKIYYTVDGTVPTSSSKIYTKPFEVNKSVIVNAVAIDKDGNQSEPSTINFTRAIVKTSKGSFPKIKSNVTPGNTYKNTADILLDGTLGSYDFRDGKWFATDNGQLSLTIELEKPIAIKKLNIRFMENTGSWIFIPKSIRFKVSADGSNYVDLGTIKNEMPLTHPEIVIKEFSKENNAKEKVKFIKIEVENAGKLPGWHPGAGNIAWMFMDELTIEY